The nucleotide window CGAGCGGTACGACGACATGGCGGCCGCCATGAAGCAGGTCACAGAAACGGGCGTGGAGCTCAGCAACGAGGAGCGCAACCTGCTCTCTGTCGCCTACAAAAACGTCGTCGGTGCCCGGCGGAGCTCGTGGCGGGTCATCTCGAGCATAGAGCAGAAGACCGAAGGTTCGGAGCGCAAGCAGCAGATGGCCCGGGAGTACCGGGAGAAAGTGGAGAAGGAGCTACGTGAGATCTGCTACGACGTGCTGGTGAGTAGCACTGCCTCTTCTGCCGCTTCATGGCCGCCGTCGAAGGGGGAGGGCGGGCGCGTTAGGCCTAGCGCCTCCGCGTTCGCCGGTGCTGCTGCAGTGTTCGCTGTGTCGCGCCGTGTTTTTTGCTCGTCCGCGGCCGCACCGAGGGCTGGGCGTGCCCCGGTCGCAGTGTTTTTGCGCTGCGCGTGTACGATTGCGCGGCGCGTATTGCGACGGCCGCCGGCTCGCCTCGCCAGCGCCCGGCGTAGCCATTTCGGGAGAGCGTTTCGGGCGGGGAAAAATAGTCCGGCGCTGAGCCGGCGTCGGCCAGGTGTGCGTTTCCGTCTGGGCGCTGGTTAAGCGGCGGCAGTGCACGGTGCCTTCCCACGCCTTGTCGGGTGTTTGCACGGCTCGAAAGAACGGAAGTTTTGCGCGCGTCACGTAGCGGTGTCCACTTCGAATAGTGCAAAATGCGTGTGTATGCGGAGGGGTCATCGGATGAAGGCGTGACACTCCCGGTAGTCTGCAGCACGCCGCCCCCCCTCCCTTGTTTTTGGTTTCTTTTGTTTGGCGCTATCGTCTGCTGGCTCCCTGCATGCCGCGCGATGAGTCATGGCTAAACGTGAACCAGATCGCG belongs to Dermacentor silvarum isolate Dsil-2018 unplaced genomic scaffold, BIME_Dsil_1.4 Seq539, whole genome shotgun sequence and includes:
- the LOC119435220 gene encoding 14-3-3 protein zeta/delta, producing the protein MDKDELVQRAKLAEQAERYDDMAAAMKQVTETGVELSNEERNLLSVAYKNVVGARRSSWRVISSIEQKTEGSERKQQMAREYREKVEKELREICYDVLVSSTASSAASWPPSKGEGGRVRPSASAFAGAAAVFAVSRRVFCSSAAAPRAGRAPVAVFLRCACTIARRVLRRPPARLASARRSHFGRAFRAGKNSPALSRRRPGVRFRLGAG